actcaattctgtaaaccctaggttactagttcactattaataggatcttttgatattgtatctgtacctcatgacactttacacgtttctttgtgtacattttacggcatgagtctctaaaccccatggttgggggtgaggagctctgctatgtcttgatggattaatgcaattactactgtttcttattcaatcatgcttgcttccgttctaagatatcacttgttcttaacccggatgaatgtgatgacctgtgacactcatcatattctcaactatgaacgcgtgcctgacaaccacctccgttctactttagattgagtagatgtctcttggattctttaaccggaatcttcgtggtataagctagaactgatggcggcattcaagagaatccggaaggtctaaaccttgtctgtggtattctgagtaggattcaatgattgaatgactgtgacgagcttcaaactcctgagggcggggcgttagtgacagacgcaaaagaatcactggattctattccggcctgattgagaaccgacagatggatagccgtgccgtgacagggtgcgttgaacatttccactgagaggatgggaggtagccattgacaacggtgaaacccttgcatacagcttgccatggaaggagtcttgcgtgtttgaagaagaagacagtaggaaagcagaggttcagaagacagagcatctccaaaacctcaacctatttctccattactgcaaaacaagtaattatttcatgttcttttgcttttcacaatcaatcctgataattattgatatcctgactaagatttacaagataaccatagcttgcttcaagccgacaatctccgtgggatcgacccttactcacgtaaggtattacttggacgacccagtgcacttgctggttagttgtgcggggttgcaaaagtgtgattgcaatttcgtgcaccagttatatacaaaaatttttgtttatatataaaaatttttgtacaatgttaataaataattatactctcaaataaaaatttatattaaaaaaagaacaaaaaaaagtgACTGATCCATGTGCacatgttttttttatattagactTGTGCTAATTTTATTAGATTTGgctataaaaatatttgtttatatagtagtattatacataaaaaatcatattaaatatacactaaaataaattattaatataaaatatatattaaaaataaattaaataatacatatatttatacgtAAAtatttaatgactaattttaatataaatatatcatTTTTGATACACATAAAGATAGACGTACATACTTTCTCATGTTAGCAAAATTATTCAACTATGTGATTCCTAACCATGAAAATTAAATGCAGGAAATTCTCAATCCAACATAAAGTGTTCACAACTTTTTCATTGTTATACAAAACTTCCTATATATTTCCAATTCAGCATAGAGTTCATTCCCTCTTGCAGCAAATCACATGCAACACTTCATTCCCTCTCCTTTAGACTTTTCTCTTAATGTATATAAGTGTGCGGTCTAATTACACATACACTTACATGTTTATGCTATATTAGTATATATAAAGATGCTTACGTTCTCAACCTCTAAGAGTGGTTTTATTTTTCTTCCCTCTTgtcattttatatatatgtacacCCAACCTttgatccaaagaaaaagaattcaaaataaCATATTCGATGATGGACAAACTTTTaacattttaataataaaaatattagaagatcattaattaaaatttattatttttagctattatttttaatcattaatttaatttttttaatttaataattaataacatatattttagctcatattttttaatagaaaaaaatataaaaaattagtactcatattaaataacataaataatatgttaaaaaagaaaatttaaaataattttaaaaattatttttttaattatttattaaaaataattaaattttttaatttgaatataaataattagGATTAGGCAACCTAACCTTCTCTAAACACACTTTCACACTACGTTCTGTTCCCGCTCACCATATTAACCATTCGTTATCAGACTGTTACCGCACCTCCACAATGCGTCGCGCCCAGCGGAAAGATCTCTGACACAAGGTGCAATTCCGTTTGCGAGTGGCGAGGTGCGCGTCCATTCACAGTCACGCGATCGCCGCCAATTTTCATGACATCGTTGTCGCTGTCTCAAGATTCCTGTGTTGTTGCCACCGCTTGCGCGATCTATGGGAGCATCGCTGTTGCCGTCTCCCCTCTCCCGTATTCTGCTGTGATTTGGATTTTTTTGGATGTGTTTTAGATTCTTTTTTTGCTCTATCTTAGctagttgttttttttttattgtactaAGAACTTTATGTTTCTTTTTTAGTATAGAATTGTGGATGTTTCTTTGATCTTAGTTGGATATTATACGGTGGTAGCAATGAATGCGGTGAAAATAGGATTTAGAGTATGTGAAGGtaaaaatagataataaaaaaagtaaaagtcaaattaaaaataataaagatgaataattatattgagatgttttttatgtttattgaaTGTAGTCCGTTATTTACATTATTCGCACCTTTTATTATCtacttaataaaattatttaaatattaataattaattaataattaaaataataaattttgataattttttaatattttttttactaaacaACAATTATTAGGTAAAGAATCAATCGTATCGTATgatctttctaaaactttggtttatatcattaattaaaaaatatgggTAAATATAGACCCACAAAAACATCTAATCAATAATGCTAAATAAGCTTTTCACTTGAGAATATTCATTCTCAGTTATAATAGACTTTGGTAATGAAAATTTTAAGGACCACTAATAACATACGATCAAATTGTCtcgataaaatttaaaatcattaCAAGTTTGTTTATTAATATACCTTACATCTTATAAGTGATTTCTATAATATTTAAgactatattttttaaataatactaaaattatgtattttttttatataaaaggGCAACACGACAAAAAACGTAACctattttataaataaactacatttaaataattttttttacagtgAATAAAATAATGCCTTAAGTTAAACTACttataatataattttgaaaaagactaGGAAGTCAATGTTTTTAGTAAACGAAAAATGAAATATTAACTAGTATTGAGTTAAagacaaaattatatataatttatatagcATCTAAAATTTGTGTATATTgtttgatattttaatattttttatattgttttgtACAAATAAGAAACGCAGAATGTTTGTCCATCATCATGCATCTATGCTTTTGTTAATAGATTATTATTCCTTTGCATTTGAGGCTGATTAAGCTGTTAGCAACTTCTTTCTACGAGAGccaatcaaaatttaattaattattaaaagagaaaaaccTTTATATATTTCTCGTTAGCAAAAATCTTATAAATATTTCTCACACGGTCATACATTCCCTACTTTCCTACACCATCCAACTTCCCCTTTtcaaccccccccccccccctttttctctctcttcccccttcccaaaaaacaaattaaaaaaagaaaaagaaaaagaaaaagaaagatgaACATGAACTCCCAAGCTTGTTCATCATTTACCATCTTCAACTTTCTATGCCCATGTATTATTCTTGTCTTCATGTTCCCAACCATGGGTTCATGTAGCTGCACATGTGATCACACAACACAAGAAATCAAACCCAAGGACGGTTCAAATCCAATAGAAGTCATTCTTCACTATAAAATCATGTCCATAGCTTCCGTTCTGGTGGCGGGCGGACTAGGCGTAAGCCTACCATTGGTGAGCAAGAGAATCCCAGCACTTAACCCTCAGAACGACATCTTCTTCATGATTAAGGCGTTTGCGGCCGGCGTCATTCTCTCCACTGGCTTCATCCATATTCTACCGGACGCCTTTGAGAGCTTGAATTCGCCATGCCTTACGCAGCTTGATCCCATGTGGGGGAACTTCCCTTTTGCTGCTTTTGTTGCCATGTTAGCTTCCATTGGAACTTTGATGGTGGATTCTTTTGCCAGTGGCTATTATCATAGGCAACACTTTAATATTTCAAAGCAGGTTCCTACTGCTGATGATGAAGAAATGGGTGATCATGGTCATGGTCATGATGCTCATGTTGGTCATATACATGTTCATACACATGCCACACATGGTCATGCTCATGGTTCAGCTAATTCTTCCCGGGGTTTGGTAACATCAGAACTAATTAGGAAGAGAATCATATCGCAagtaagatttttttttctccctATTATCGAGAAATGAAACTATTTTCTGTTTGTTACCCGTAGTGATTTAGAATCCTAGTGATCTTCACTGTTGTTAATTCAGAAGTAATTTACTAAGTTGTACATGGAAAAAATCgattatcaaattaattagtttagGAGGGGTATTTTGATTAAAATTTAGccaatatttaattaattaaaaaaaaatgaataattacacaccattttaaataaaatctcatacaattaaaaatattaataataactaattattaattataaatcataaaatttgttgatttttaatatttttttaattatttatatgtaatatatattaaaatataaactaTGTTTTAAAATATGTAAAACATCGATCACTTGTTATTATATATAAGAATCTTGTTAGAGGCATACTAATATCAGTTATTAAAAGAggatatatattaaaatataaattatacattaataaaatttaatgtacacataataattaatttttagtgcatacataatatttttattattaattattatattaataagcGCTAAATATATTTAGTGCTTGTTTGCATGTCGTTAtcttgataatttttttttaatgaaaaaaagatttttttattttttagcgtgtttgacaaattttcaataataaaagtaaaagcactaaaaaataaaaaaatctttttaaaaggttgtaatttacatttttttaaaagatattttttctttaaaaaaaagatatttttcgtataataaataaacaaaaagtacttttatattgttaaacacaaatataattaatagataaaagatctttttacatgagatatccaaatataaaattacttttactttttcataagatcttttaaaaaaaaataactcaaaaaaaatctttttttacaAGTTCACCCAAATAAAACCTTACTAATGGACCATTCCATTTTAGTAATAACgaattttatttctataaatacatatataaataaaagtatttttaaaaaaaaaataaagacaaaaatTATACACTAAATTAAAGTGACTTTAGTGggctattttttttaatattataataaagtATGTGATGTGCCTCTACATTTTAGTGTAGATGAATTTTACATGGCTATAAgactttttactttttaaaaagtaCAAATCATCAccttatgtaaaaaatatttttttaattattttaatacaacaaatattttgattaaaaaaatattaaaaattttcattcACAATGGTAGTGTCGTTTTTATTTTGTACTTTTTTTAAATCCGAAAATAAAAAACGTTAATGACGTTTTggttattttcaatttttttaattaagaaaattgaaaacaatGGAGCAGGAATAATCAAAGGATATAATTAAATACTTGTAGAAATTTTATAGATCTGTAAgtttttaatttgaattgaaataaaattataaatgataaaaataaataaatttattgaactatataattttattaatacttattctctttaattattttatctatttattcTTGAGAAAATTAGGAAAAACAAAAATcgctaaaaaaaataaaatatgctaaaattattaataagggccataatgaattttatttaaaaggaATACACTGTTATTAGGTCATTCATAGTTTGATGATtccttttctattatttttaattttttttaattaaaaaaattaaaaacaaccAAATTTCATTGacgttttatatttttaaattaaaaaaattaaatattttttaataaaatgttAGGACcattttgtatttaaataattaaaaaatatcttttacaTACAAAATGTAGGTgacattttgtgttttttaaagaataaaaaatctCATAGTAGTACAAAATTCggctaaaatttttatatatgaataattttaatgtgaaatataaaaaatatttgattattttagtattttatacGGCTGTGGTGGTAACACAAAATGTCGTTGATGTttaacaataaatttttttttaatcataaaagAACAAAACGTTACTGacattttataataaaaaatattattttaattattaaaatataaaacgtcattgttattttgttaaaaaaatattattttaattgaataaaCACAAAACGTCATTGACGATTTGTAAATGACTATAGTAATATTTAACATACAATTTAGTtcatcataaaaaatttcactcataataatacaatattaaaaaaaaatttcgtaAAACTCATctatactaaaatataaaaacacatcacaaaatttgttacaatataaataaaaaaaaaaatcagttcATGCATTACGGCATTCGTTAGACATTGGCTTTTGGTTTCAACATACACATTCAATAAAACAAATCAAAAAATTGTTTCTTAACAACTAACAAGcattttaaaagtaattatatttcactgcttttttattattgaattattcggggataactttttcaaaaataacttaaattaTGTATTATATTGTTGTGggtttttaactttttatagATAACGTTTTGTcgttttataattaaaaaaatattttattacaaaattacaatattaatttatattattcactacaaaaaaaaattattttaatatgatttttttaatagcCATAGTTAAGtataaaagtaaatatacatTTTTGACAAATATCACAAATGTCAAATTCTCTATGcttttttgataaataatttaattgtaGAAAATTACTTCTCAATTTTGAcacttatttattttcaacttGTTCCATTATTCCTTTTTTCGTTAAGTTCCATCAATTTTGGCATCACACTGCTCTGAGTTTGGGATCATACTactcattcttcatcttcaaaatctcaatttattctttaatttcaatatctcatctcattctttgttaaaaatttttgttaagaattttttatggtcaataagtgtcaaaataaatagtatttttgacgGTTAATAAGtatcaaaaaatatattctcaaaattttctagcaaattatttttgatggctaatatttattaaaataagatttaaacttttttttacaattacttatatgttaaaaatactatttgacaaaacttttattaacatattttcatagttaaaatagtgtcaacttttatttttttgactatttttaatttttttgacaCATAATAATC
The Arachis stenosperma cultivar V10309 chromosome 7, arast.V10309.gnm1.PFL2, whole genome shotgun sequence genome window above contains:
- the LOC130941510 gene encoding zinc transporter 1, with the protein product MNMNSQACSSFTIFNFLCPCIILVFMFPTMGSCSCTCDHTTQEIKPKDGSNPIEVILHYKIMSIASVLVAGGLGVSLPLVSKRIPALNPQNDIFFMIKAFAAGVILSTGFIHILPDAFESLNSPCLTQLDPMWGNFPFAAFVAMLASIGTLMVDSFASGYYHRQHFNISKQVPTADDEEMGDHGHGHDAHVGHIHVHTHATHGHAHGSANSSRGLVTSELIRKRIISQVLEIGIVVHSVIIGISLGTANSIDSIKPLLVALSFHQFFEGMGLGGCISQAKFESRSTAIMATFFSLTTPIGIAIGIGISSVYKENSPTSLIVEGVFNSASAGILIYMALVDLLAADFMSPKLQNNLKLQLGANISLLLGAGCMSLLAKWA